In Arvicola amphibius chromosome 1, mArvAmp1.2, whole genome shotgun sequence, one DNA window encodes the following:
- the Mpnd gene encoding MPN domain-containing protein isoform X2, with product MAARRCLVAAPEPLSPAAVADEAPEEDEDDAEAEDPERGAGSGARCGSLSGIGGSTVGPGLTLGGALTRRAVTLRVLLKDELLEPGEGVLSIYYLGRKFIGDLQPDGRILWQETGQVFNSPSAWATHCKKLVNPAKKSGCGWASVKYKGQKLDKYKAAWLRRHQLHMPVAAADECPTSEGEEEELLLEEDEDDVLAGVSAEDKGRRPPGKVSEPEATPLGKRVDKVQVPVRYCMLGSRDSARNPHTLVEVTSFAAINKFQPFNVAISSNVLFLLDFHCHLTRSEVVGYLGGRWDINNQMLTVLRAFPCRSRLGDTDMAATVEEEIHQVLFLRGLSLVGWYHSHPHSPAVPSLQDIDTQMEYQLRLQGSSNGFQPCLALLCSPYYSGNPGPESKICPFWVMPPPEQRPSDYGIPMDVEMAYVQDSFLTSDVLQEMVLLAEFYKGAPDLVRFQEAWSPEHTYLDKLKISLASRTPKDQGMSHVLEQVCSMLKQGS from the exons ATGGCAG CCCGTCGCTGTCTCGTTGCAGCTCCCGAACCTCTGTCCCCCGCGGCCGTGGCCGATGAAGCGCCGGAAGAGGATGAGGACGACGCGGAGGCCGAGGACCCCGAGCGCGGGGCGGGCAGCGGAGCGCGCTGCGGCAGCCTCAGTGGCATTGGAGGCAGCACGGTTGGGCCTGGGCTGACCCTGGGGGGCGCGCTCACGAGGCGCGCGGTCACGCTGCGGGTGCTGCTCAAAGACGAGCTGCTGGAGCCCGGCGAAGGGGTGCTATCTATCTACTACCTG ggCAGGAAGTTCATTGGGGACCTGCAGCCAGATGGCAGGATCCTGTGGCAGGAAACTGGACAAGTCTTCAACTCACCCAGCGCCTGGGCGACACACTGTAAGAAGCTCGTCAACCCAGCCAAGAAGTCCGGCTGTGGCTGGGCATCGGTCAAGTACAAGGGCCAGAAACTTGACAAATACAAGGCTGCCTGGCTCCGCCGACATCAGCTGCATATGCCAGTAGCTGCTGCAGATGAG TGTCCCACCAgcgaaggggaggaggaggagctgctcCTGGAGGAGGATGAAGATGATGTGCTGGCGGGGGTCTCAGCAGAGGACAAAGGCCGCAGACCGCCTGGGAAGGTCTCTGAGCCAG AGGCCACACCCCTGGGCAAGCGTGTGGACAAGGTCCAGGTACCAGTGCGTTATTGCATGCTGGGCAGTCGTGACTCTGCCAG GAACCCCCACACTCTGGTGGAAGTAACATCCTTTGCTGCAATTAACAAGTTCCAGCCATTCAACGTGGCCATTTCTAGTAACGTGCTGTTCCTCTTG GACTTCCACTGTCACCTGACTCGGAGTGAGGTCGTGGGCTACCTTGGTGGTCGCTGGGACATCAACAATCAGA TGCTGACCGTGCTGAGAGCCTTCCCCTGCAGGAGTCGGCTGGGGGACACTGATATGGCAGCCACTGTTGAGGAGGAG ATCCACCAGGTGCTGTTCCTTCGAGGCCTGTCCCTGGTGGGCTGGTACCACAGTCACCCACACAGCCCCGCAGTGCCCTCCCTGCAGGACATCGACACACAGATGGAGTACCAGCTGAGACTGCAAGGCTCCAGCAATGGCTTCCAGCCCTGTTTGGCCCTGCTGTGCT CCCCCTACTATTCTGGCAACCCAGGCCCCGAGTCCAAGATCTGCCCTTTCTGGGTGATGCCTCCCCCTGAG CAAAGGCCCAGTGATTATGGCATCCCCATGGACGTAGAGATGGCATATGTCCAGGACAGTTTCCTGACCAGTGATGTCCTTCAAGAGATG GTGCTGCTGGCGGAGTTCTACAAGGGCGCCCCTGACCTCGTGAGGTTCCAGGAGGCCTGGAGCCCAGAGCATACCTACCTGGACAAGCTCAAG ATATCCTTGGCCAGCAGGACCCCAAAGGATCAGGGCATGTCCCATGTGCTGGAGCAGGTCTGCAGCATGCTCAAGCAGGGGAGCTGA
- the Sh3gl1 gene encoding endophilin-A2: MSVAGLKKQFYKASQLVSEKVGGAEGTKLDDDFKEMEKKVDVTSKAVAEVLVRTIEYLQPNPASRAKLTMLNTVSKIRGQVKNPGYPQSEGLLGECMVRHGKELGGESNFGDALLDAGESMKRLAEVKDSLDIEVKQNFIDPLQNLCDKDLKEIQHHLKKLEGRRLDFDYKKKRQGKIPDEELRQALEKFEESKEVAETSMHNLLETDIEQVSQLSALVDAQLDYHRQAVQILEELADKLKRRVQEASSRPRREFKPRPREPFDLGEPEQPNGGFPSAPAPKITASSSFRSADKPARTPSRSMPPLDQPSCKALYDFEPENDGELGFREGDLITLTNQIDENWYEGMLHGQSGFFPLSYVQVLVPLPQ; the protein is encoded by the exons ATGTCGGTGGCGGGGCTAAAGAAGCAGTTCTACAAGGCGAGCCAG CTGGTCAGCGAGAAGGTTGGCGGGGCCGAGGGCACCAAGCTGGACGATGACTtcaaagagatggaaaag AAGGTGGATGTCACCAGCAAGGCCGTGGCAGAGGTGCTGGTCAGAACCATCGAGTACCTGCAGCCCAACCCAG CCTCACGGGCTAAGCTGACAATGCTGAACACTGTATCGAAGATCCGGGGCCAAGTGAAGAACCCTGGCTACCCACAGTCAGAGGGGCTGCTGGGCGAGTGCATGGTCCGCCACGGCAAGGAACTGGGCGGAGAGTCCAATTTTG GTGATGCCCTGCTAGATGCAGGCGAGTCCATGAAGCGCCTGGCTGAGGTGAAGGACTCACTGGACATCGAAGTCAAGCAGAATTTCATCGACCCGCTGCAGAATCTGTGTGACAAGGACCTGAAGGAGATCCAG CACCACCTGAAGAAACTGGAGGGCCGCCGCCTGGACTTTGACTACAAGAAGAAACGACAGGGCAAGATTCCTGATGAGGAGCTGCGGCAGGCCCTGGAGAAGTTTGAGGAGTCCAAGGAGGTGGCAGAGACCAGCATGCACAACCTCCTGGAGACTGAT ATTGAGCAGGTGAGTCAGCTCTCAGCCCTGGTGGACGCCCAGCTGGACTACCATCGGCAGGCAGTGCAGATCCTGGAGGAGCTGGCAGACAAGCTGAAGCGTCG GGTGCAGGAAGCCTCCTCGCGCCCAAGGAGGGAGTTCAAGCCCCGGCCGCGGGAGCCCTTCGACCTTGGAGAGCCAGAGCAGCCCAATGGGGGATTCCCCTCCGCCCCAGCACCCAAGATCACAG CTTCCTCGTCATTCAGATCAGCAGACAAGCCTGCCAGGACCCCCAGCAGGAGTATGC CACCCCTGGACCAGCCAAGCTGCAAGGCACTATATGACTTTGAGCCTGAGAATGACGGTGAACTGGGCTTCCGCGAGGGCGACCTCATCACACTCACCAACCAGATCGATGAGAACTGGTACGAGGGGATGCTGCACGGCCAGTCGGGCTTCTTCCCGCTCAGCTATGTGCAGGTGCTGGTGCCCCTGCCTCAGTGA
- the Mpnd gene encoding MPN domain-containing protein isoform X1, whose product MAARRCLVAAPEPLSPAAVADEAPEEDEDDAEAEDPERGAGSGARCGSLSGIGGSTVGPGLTLGGALTRRAVTLRVLLKDELLEPGEGVLSIYYLGRKFIGDLQPDGRILWQETGQVFNSPSAWATHCKKLVNPAKKSGCGWASVKYKGQKLDKYKAAWLRRHQLHMPVAAADECPTSEGEEEELLLEEDEDDVLAGVSAEDKGRRPPGKVSEPEATPLGKRVDKVQVPVRYCMLGSRDSARNPHTLVEVTSFAAINKFQPFNVAISSNVLFLLDFHCHLTRSEVVGYLGGRWDINNQMLTVLRAFPCRSRLGDTDMAATVEEEIHQVLFLRGLSLVGWYHSHPHSPAVPSLQDIDTQMEYQLRLQGSSNGFQPCLALLCSPYYSGNPGPESKICPFWVMPPPEQQRPSDYGIPMDVEMAYVQDSFLTSDVLQEMVLLAEFYKGAPDLVRFQEAWSPEHTYLDKLKISLASRTPKDQGMSHVLEQVCSMLKQGS is encoded by the exons ATGGCAG CCCGTCGCTGTCTCGTTGCAGCTCCCGAACCTCTGTCCCCCGCGGCCGTGGCCGATGAAGCGCCGGAAGAGGATGAGGACGACGCGGAGGCCGAGGACCCCGAGCGCGGGGCGGGCAGCGGAGCGCGCTGCGGCAGCCTCAGTGGCATTGGAGGCAGCACGGTTGGGCCTGGGCTGACCCTGGGGGGCGCGCTCACGAGGCGCGCGGTCACGCTGCGGGTGCTGCTCAAAGACGAGCTGCTGGAGCCCGGCGAAGGGGTGCTATCTATCTACTACCTG ggCAGGAAGTTCATTGGGGACCTGCAGCCAGATGGCAGGATCCTGTGGCAGGAAACTGGACAAGTCTTCAACTCACCCAGCGCCTGGGCGACACACTGTAAGAAGCTCGTCAACCCAGCCAAGAAGTCCGGCTGTGGCTGGGCATCGGTCAAGTACAAGGGCCAGAAACTTGACAAATACAAGGCTGCCTGGCTCCGCCGACATCAGCTGCATATGCCAGTAGCTGCTGCAGATGAG TGTCCCACCAgcgaaggggaggaggaggagctgctcCTGGAGGAGGATGAAGATGATGTGCTGGCGGGGGTCTCAGCAGAGGACAAAGGCCGCAGACCGCCTGGGAAGGTCTCTGAGCCAG AGGCCACACCCCTGGGCAAGCGTGTGGACAAGGTCCAGGTACCAGTGCGTTATTGCATGCTGGGCAGTCGTGACTCTGCCAG GAACCCCCACACTCTGGTGGAAGTAACATCCTTTGCTGCAATTAACAAGTTCCAGCCATTCAACGTGGCCATTTCTAGTAACGTGCTGTTCCTCTTG GACTTCCACTGTCACCTGACTCGGAGTGAGGTCGTGGGCTACCTTGGTGGTCGCTGGGACATCAACAATCAGA TGCTGACCGTGCTGAGAGCCTTCCCCTGCAGGAGTCGGCTGGGGGACACTGATATGGCAGCCACTGTTGAGGAGGAG ATCCACCAGGTGCTGTTCCTTCGAGGCCTGTCCCTGGTGGGCTGGTACCACAGTCACCCACACAGCCCCGCAGTGCCCTCCCTGCAGGACATCGACACACAGATGGAGTACCAGCTGAGACTGCAAGGCTCCAGCAATGGCTTCCAGCCCTGTTTGGCCCTGCTGTGCT CCCCCTACTATTCTGGCAACCCAGGCCCCGAGTCCAAGATCTGCCCTTTCTGGGTGATGCCTCCCCCTGAG CAGCAAAGGCCCAGTGATTATGGCATCCCCATGGACGTAGAGATGGCATATGTCCAGGACAGTTTCCTGACCAGTGATGTCCTTCAAGAGATG GTGCTGCTGGCGGAGTTCTACAAGGGCGCCCCTGACCTCGTGAGGTTCCAGGAGGCCTGGAGCCCAGAGCATACCTACCTGGACAAGCTCAAG ATATCCTTGGCCAGCAGGACCCCAAAGGATCAGGGCATGTCCCATGTGCTGGAGCAGGTCTGCAGCATGCTCAAGCAGGGGAGCTGA